DNA sequence from the Streptomyces sp. CA-210063 genome:
CCACGACCCCCACATCCCCACCTGGAGCGTCCTCGACCGCCCCATCCCACGAGCCGACTCCCTCTACGAGGCCACCGCCGACGCCGACCTGACGATCCTCCTCCAGCACCACCGCACGTACGACCTCCAGGGCCTGTCGGTGAAGGCCCAGCTCCTGCTGGACACGCGGGGGGCTACGCCCACTGGGGCGGCGCACAGGTTGTGAAAGGGGCGCACGAGACAACCCTGGCCTCCGGGGCTGGTGGCAGAGGACGCCCCACGCCGGTACCGTACGGAAACAGGTGGAGCCCGCCGCAGCAGGCACTGCGACGAGCTCCAGGATGGTTCACGGAGTGTCCGCCCCTAGTCCTTATGGGGGCGGCCGCTCACCATCCGAAAAGCCGCAAGATCCACCTCCTCCGGCACTGCACCATCCGAAGACGGAGTCGGTCCCAGCGGGTGGGCTTGCGGTGACGTCCCATGGGCGCCCCCTTCCACGACGCCGCCGATAGCCCGGTAGGCGGTCCGTTGGAATTCGGGCCGGGCCCCGAGGGCGGGGTCCGGACCGTGTCCTTGGAAGGGGGCTCCCAGAAGAACCTGGGGCGCCGGACACGAACGCTATCGCCCAGCTACGCCCATTCGGCCCACATTCGTCCCAAACGCAACCACGCGCCCCCACCCACAACGCACGCCCCCACCAGCCCAGCTGGGCACACAAAAGGGCCCGGTCACCCTCAGGCAACCGAGCCCCAACCCACGCTCAAGCCGAGCGCGGCGTCACCTCACCGCTTGTGCTGCGAGTCCGCCACCGTCACCTCGACGCGCTGGAACTCCTTCAGCTCGCTGTACCCGGTCGTGGCCATCGCCCGCCGCAGCGCACCGAACAGATTCATGGAGCCGTCGGGCGTGTGCGAGGGCCCGGTGAGGACCTCCTCGATCGTGCCCACGGTGCCGAGGTCGACCTTCTTGCCGCGCGGCAGCTCCTCGTTCACCGCCTCCATGCCCCAGTGGTTGCCCTTGCCGGGCGCGTCCGTGGCGCGGGCCAGCGGGGAGCCCATCATGACCGCGTCCGCACCACAGGCGATCGCCTTGGGGATGTCGCCGGACCAGCCGACACCGCCGTCGGCGATGACATGCACATACCGGCCGCCGGACTCGTCCATGTAGTCGCGGCGGGCCGCGGCCACGTCGGCCACCGCCGTCGCCATCGGGACCTGGATGCCGAGCACGTTGCGCGTGGTGTGGGCCGCGCCGCCGCCGAAGCCGACGAGGACGCCGGCCGCGCCGGTGCGCATCAGGTGCAGGGCGGCCGTGTACGTGGCGCAGCCGCCCACGATCACCGGGACGTCCAGCTCGTAGATGAACTGCTTCAGGTTCAGCGGCTCGTGGGCCCCGGAGACGTGCTCCGCCGACACGGTCGTACCGCGGATGACGAAGATGTCGACGCCCGCGTCCACGACGACCTTGGAGAACTGGGCGGTGCGCTGCGGGGAGAGCGCGGCGGCGGTGACCACACCGGAGTCGCGCACCTCCTTGAGGCGCTGCCCGATCAGCTCCTCCTTGATGGGAGCCGCGTAGATCTCCTGGAGCCGGCGGGTCGCGGCCTCGTCGGGCATCCCGGTGATCTCGTCGAGCAGCGGCTGCGGGTCCTCGTACCGCGTCCACAGGCCCTCGAGGTTCAGTACGCCGAGGCCGCCCAGCTCCCCGATACGGATCGCGGTGGCCGGGGAGACGACCGAGTCCATGGGGGCGGCCAGGAAGGGCAGCTCGAAGCGGTAGGCGTCGATCTGCCAGGTGATCGAGACCTCCTTCGGGTCCCGCGTACGGCGGCTGGGGACGACGGCGATGTCGTCGAAGGCGTACGCCCGGCGGCCGCGCTTGCCGCGCCCGATCTCGATCTCAGTCACGTCTGTGGCCTTTCCCTGATGCGTTCAGCGTCTTCCAGTATCGCCGACGGGCACGACAAGGGCGGCCCCGGTTGCTCCGGGGCCGCCCTCGACAGGCCTGCTGCCTACTTACGGCTGTAGTTCGGCGCCTCGACCGTCATCTGGATGTCGTGCGGGTGGCTCTCCTTGAGGCCCGCGGAGGTGATCCGTACGAAGCGGCCGTTGGCCTGAAGGTCCGGGACGGTCCGGCCGCCGACGTAGAACATCGACTGGCGCAGGCCGCCGACCAGCTGGTGGACGACCGAGGAGAGCGGGCCGCGGTAGGGCACCTGGCCCTCGATGCCCTCGGGGACGAGCTGCTCGTCGGAGGCGACGCCCTCCTGGAAGTAGCGGTCCTTGGAGAACGACTTGCGGTCGCCGCGCGACTGCATGGCCCCGAGGGAGCCCATACCGCGGTACGACTTGAACTGCTTGCCGTTGATGAACATCAGCTCGCCCGGCGACTCGGCGCACCCGGCGAGCAGCGAGCCCAGCATCACCGTGTCGGCGCCCGCGACCAGAGCCTTGGCGATGTCGCCGGAGTACTGCAGGCCACC
Encoded proteins:
- a CDS encoding GuaB3 family IMP dehydrogenase-related protein, with protein sequence MTEIEIGRGKRGRRAYAFDDIAVVPSRRTRDPKEVSITWQIDAYRFELPFLAAPMDSVVSPATAIRIGELGGLGVLNLEGLWTRYEDPQPLLDEITGMPDEAATRRLQEIYAAPIKEELIGQRLKEVRDSGVVTAAALSPQRTAQFSKVVVDAGVDIFVIRGTTVSAEHVSGAHEPLNLKQFIYELDVPVIVGGCATYTAALHLMRTGAAGVLVGFGGGAAHTTRNVLGIQVPMATAVADVAAARRDYMDESGGRYVHVIADGGVGWSGDIPKAIACGADAVMMGSPLARATDAPGKGNHWGMEAVNEELPRGKKVDLGTVGTIEEVLTGPSHTPDGSMNLFGALRRAMATTGYSELKEFQRVEVTVADSQHKR